The DNA segment TCCTGTCACAGATCGTCGGGTTGGATCTATCATATTATTGATGTTGTTGTCCTTCGCAGTTACGGCGAGTCCCGAAAAGCTTTACCAGAAAAATTGCGCCAGCTGTCATGCTCCAAACCGTCTTGGCGCTATGGGACCTGCTTTGTTGCCAGGCAATCTCAAGCGTTTGAAAAAGAACGAGGCGATGGACGTCATCCGCCAGGGGCGGCTGGCCACGCAAATGCCGGGCTTTGCCGACAAACTCACTGATGAGCAGGTTGCCGCACTGGTCGAGTATATCTATACCCCCTTGCCGGAATCGCCTTCATGGGGTGAGGTGGAGATAACCGCCTCGCATAAACTTCATTATCGGCAGTCCGAACTCTCTGATACACCGGTTTTCGAAGCCGACCCGCTCAACCTCTTCATTGTGGTGGAACTCGGGGATCATCATGCCACCGTGCTGGATGGTGACAGGTTTGAACCCATTCATCGTTTCGAGACCCATTTCGCCCTGCATGGTGGGCCCAAGTATTCGCCGGGCGGGCGTTATGTATATTTTGCCTCGCGCGATGGCTGGATCAGCAAGTTCGATATGTACAACCTCAAGACCGTGGCCGAGGTACGCGCCGGGATCAATACCCGCAATCTGGCCGTCTCCGCCGACGGGCGTTATGTCATGGTTGGCAACTACCTGCCACACACCCTGGTGCTGTTCGATGCCCGTGATCTTTCATTGATCAAAATCTTCGATGTCAAAGATAAGTCTGGCCGTTCTTCCCGGGTCAGTGCCGTGTATACGGCGCCGCCACGGGGCAGCTTTGTCGCCGCGCTGAAAGACGTCAAGGAAGTCTGGGAGATCAGCTATCTGGATGAGCCGGAGCCGGTGGCCACCGGCTATATGCATGATTATCGCTATGAAGAGGGCTATATGGATCGTGGTCCTTTTCCCTTGCGACGGATCGTGCTGGACGACTATCTGGATGACTTCTTTTTCGATCAGGATTACAAACATTTGATCGGTGCGGCACGCAATGCCAACAACGGTCAGGTGGTGAATCTGATCGTGGGACGCAAGATTGCCGAGATCGACCTGCAGGGACTGCCGCATCTGGGATCGGGGATCAGCTGGGAGTACCAGGGTCGTCGAGTGCTGGCGACACCGAACCTGAAAAAGGGTGAAGTCAGCATCATCGACATGCAGAACTGGAAGACCATCAAACGGATAAAAACCGGTGGCCCCGGGTTTTTCATGCGCAGTCACAAAAACAGCCCCTACGCCTGGGTCGATGTCTTCTTCGGCCCGAATCATGACCAGGTGCACATCATCGACAAAGCCACGCTGGAGATCGTCAAGACCCTGAAGCCGGCCCCGGGCAAAACCGCCGCCCATGTCGAATTCGACCGCGACGGCCAACACGCCCTGCTGAGCATCTGGGACGAGGAAGGTTATGTGATCGTCTACGATGCAAAGACCCTCGAAGAGGTCAAGCGCCTGCCCATGAACAAGCCATCGGGCAAATACAACGTCTACAACAAGACCCGCTACACGGAAGGCACTAGTCACTAGTCTCTAGATGCTAGAAAGATATTTCACCACCAAGACACCAAGACACTAAGTGTTAATAAAATAATTTCGTGTTTTTGAGACTTCGTGGTTCAATAATTTACCTGGTACCTGTGGCGTCAGCCACCAGTGGGAGGCGATTCCATCGGCGACTTGCCGGGATGCGAGAGGTCGCGGCTGAAAGCCCCTCCCACTAGAAATAGTCGCTAGGTCCTAGGTCCTGGGTACCAGGCCCTGGCAGGGTGTGTTCAATACGCCCTATGCGTTGACGTCATCCGGTACATTTTAACCACGAAGACTCGAAGCCACGAAGATCGTTGTTGTTATCCAGGTTTACCTTCGTGACCACTTCGTGTCTTGGTGTCTTCGTGGTTAGATTTTAGTACCTGGTATCTACTAGCCCCTGGCCCCTAGCCCCTGGCCCCTAGAGACTGCGGCGTCAGCCGCCGGTCATGGACATGAAGCGCAACACCTGTTCCGGTTTTTCGTTGAACTCGTGGCGCTCGGGTTTGAGGGCGATGGCCCTGACGATGTGCTGTTCCAGTTCGGCATCGCTGATCCCGGCGCGCAGCAGTTCGCGCAGCGGGTAGCGCTCTTCCTGGCCCAGGCACATGTACAGCGTACCGTCGACCGACAGGCGCACCCGGTTGCAGGTCTCGCAGAAGTGCTGGGAGATGGGGGTGATAAAGCCGATGCGCAGCTCGGTGCCGGCGACTTGCACATAGCGGGCCGGGCCGCCGCCGGGCATCATGCCGGGTATCAGCTCGTAATGTTCGGCGAGACGCGCTTTGACATCCTGCAGGTTGATGTACTGATCGGTGGCGGCGCGGCCGGTTTCGCCCATCGGCATGGTTTCAATAAAGCGCAGGGTGAAGTCGTGCTCGATGCAGAACTCGACCATCTCCTCGACCTCGTCGTCATTGACGCCCTTCATGACTACCATATTGATCTTGATGGGATGAAACCCGGCCTGTTTGGCGGCCATCAGGCCGTTGAGCACCTTCTCCAGCTTGCCCTGGGTGATTTCCTTGAAGCGCTCGGGTTTGAGGGTATCCAGACTGACATTGATACGGCTGATCCCGGCCTCGAACAGCGCCTGGCCGTGGTTGTCGAGGCGGGTGGCATTGGTGCTCAGCGACAGATCCTCGATACCGGGCAGGGCGGCCAGACGGGCAGCCAGTTCGGGCAGGTTCTTGCGCACCAGGGGCTCACCGCCGGTGATCCGAACCCGGCGGGTGCCGAGCCGGCCGAAGGCGGCGATGACCCGCTCGATCTCCTCAGGCGTCAGCCAGTGCGCGGGCTCCTCAAAGTCTTTGAATCCTTCGGGCATGCAGTACTTGCAACGCAGATCACAGCGGTCCGTGACCGAGAGCCGGACATAGTCGATGCGCCTGCCGAAGGGGTCGATGAGATCTGTCATAAATACCTGAGCGTGTTGCGATGGATAGACGAAATTATAGGCGAAAATTAGTAGCTTGTAATGTACTGAAAAATCTTCAAAAAATCCGGTTAATTGGCGCTATTGTGGGCCGATCTGACAGAGCCAGTATAGCCGCCGGATGACGGAGTGCAATCCGGCACCGGAGAGTAAGTGAGCGCTCACTTGGAACTAATTCAAATATTCTAAAGTAGTGATATCCTGTGCCGATACCCTTATTACCTATTTAACTTGGGGTAAACCCTGAATTCGACAAGACTGTTCCCCCCGCGGGGGGCGATTCAAATGCGATACTCCTTACGAAAGCGAATGCTGTTCGGTACCGGCCTGATGCTGGTGCCCTTGCTGTTACTGGGCATTATCGGCTATCTATTTTATCTGCAAACCATTGATTCGTTTGAGGCGGTGATTCAGGAAAGCCTGCCGGTGGGCCTGCCGGTCAGCGAGCTCCATCGTGACATCCTGCAGCTTGATATGCCGCTGGACAGATACCTGCTCAGCGGCAGCCAGCGCGAGCGTCAGCGGTTCAGCAAACAGACCCGGGATATCGATCGCCAATTCACCGCCTTGCTGAACAATTCAGGCTTGCAGCGGGAATATCGCAGGGACATCAGCCGCGCGGCGGCAAGCTGGCGCGAACTGGTCATGCTGGGCGAGGCGATTATCGAGCGGGACCGCACCGGTCACACCGTTCCGTTGGCGAATATTACCCACTTCGAAAAGCAGCAGCAGAAAACCAGCCGGATGCTGGATGAGGTCTATATCACCCTGCAGTCCGAGATCCGCAGCAATTATCAAGATGCCCTGCATAACCAGCAACAGATCCAGGTATTGCTGCTGGTGGTATTCATCGCGGGGGTACTGGTGGCAGTCAGTATCGGCAACCGGCTGGCTCGCCAGGTGCTCAGGCCGCTCGCCGTGTTAAGCGAGGGCACCGAGCGTTTCGGTAATGGCGATTTGAGCCACCGGATTCAACTGGGGGACCGAGACGAATTTGGCCGGCTGGCAAAGACCTTCAATGAAATGGCCGATCAGCTCGAATTTCTGGCCGCCTATGACAGCCTGACCGGCCTGCTGAACAAACGCGAGTTCGAGATACGCCTTAACGATGAGGTGCGCCGCGCCCGGCGGGCCCGGCATCCCTTCGTGCTGTTGCTGCTGGACCTGGATGATTTCAAACTGGTCAACGATACTCACGGGCATCAGGCGGGCGATCAGGTTCTGCAAAAGCTGGCCGCCCTGTTGAAAACGCAGGTCAGGGACGCCGATTATATCGGTCGGTACGGCGGCGAGGAATTCGGCATCATCCTCACCGATAGCTCCGAACAGGATGGCAGTGAAACCGCGGAGCGGATTCGCCAGGTAGTGGAAGCGGAACAATTCGTTGTTAACGAGGACATTGATATCCGTATCACCATGAGCATCGGGCTCGCCTGCTATCCCGATGATGCCGCCAACGCCGACATGTTAATTGGCTGTGCCGACGAGGCGCTTTACAAAGCCAAGGACACCGGCCGCAATCGCGTGATCGCCTTCAGCGGCAGCTGAATAGAGAAAAGAGAATAACGCAGAGGCGCAGAGATATAATTTTGGATGTTGAATTTTAAATTTTAAATTTTGAATTTCGGTTGTGCACCCAATTCAAAATTCAACATTAAGAATTCAAAATTGCATTACTCTGCGTCTCTGCGGTGAAAAATATTTATCGGCTGGTTTTGCCGTTGCCGGCTTCGCGCATCATCATGGCCATTTTGACCAGGTCGGCGATGGAGCGGGCCCGCATTTTTTCCATGACCTTGGCGCGGTGCACTTCCACGGTCTTGACGCTGATGCCCAGTTCCTCACCCACATCCCGGTTGGGCTTGCCGGTGACCACCCGGTCCATGACTTCCTGTTCGCGGGTGGTGAGGTTGTCATAGCGGGCCTGCAAATTCTCCAGTTCGGCGCGTTGTTTGAGTCGGTTGCGATGCTTCTGCACGGCGGCCTGGATCGTATCCAGCAAGACCTGGTCGTTGAACGGCTTTTCGATGAAATCGATCGCACCGTTTTTCAGCGCGCGTACCGCCATCGGTACATCGCCGTGGCCGGTGACGAAGACGATAGGCAGGTCAATGCCCCGCTCGGTGAGAATGTGTTGTAAATCCAGACCGCTGATGCCGGGCATGCGCACATCCAGAATCAGACAACCGAGGGAATCCTCGGTGTAGTTATCCAGAAATTCGTTGGCCGAACCGTAGGTCCGGATGTTCAGACCGACCGACTCGATTAACCATTCAATGGACTCGCGTACGGCCTGATCGTCATCGACTACGTGGATGGTCGCTTTTTTCATTATTGTACTAACTGTCTGGTCCTCCACCGGTGTCGTTGCCCCTGAAACCGGTTGGCGGGTTTACCCTTGAATAGTCCATTTGCCGGGCGCTGTGATGCGGGTTCGAAACAGCCCCGTCGGACGCTTTGCTGCGGCCAGCCCGGGCACTTCCGGAAACCTCGCATTTTCCACGTGGTTATCGGCAATGTGATGCAGTTCTCAAATTTTTTCTTAGTGTAAGAGGTGATTTCATCACGGGCTAAATATCCCTTTTTAGATAATGCTCTTTTCGTCATCCAGCATATAGGAGGCGGTCAGGGGAACGTTATTGGGGATTACCCTAATTTTGCCCGGAAGGCGAAAAAAAGCGCATCGGAGGATGCGCTTTTGGCAGTGCGTTGCCGGTTGGCAATCAGATGGTCTGATAGTAGAGGTTCTGCGGATGATTGGCCTGGGCGAAGAAAAACCAGCGCTCGAACAGCAGGCCGATGTACTGCACCACGAACGCGACGGCCAGAACCTGGACACTGGCGGCGCTGAGGCCGGCCCACAGCAGGATCAGCGGCACGGGGAACACCAGGACCAGGAAAATGTACTTGATCGACCGGAACCAGGCCGCGCTGGCGCCGTGGAAATATTCCCGGGTGTTATAGGAGCCGCCCATCATGCCCATGGCTTTTTGTACCACGGTGCTGTGGCGCATGCCGATGGCGGTCTGGACGGTTGACTTGTACTTGATCCGGGCGTTGCGATACAGCGAGGCAGCGCGGGTGATCAGGCTGACCAGCGTCAGGATCACCGCCCAGCTACCGTAGAAGCCGGTCAGGCCGGCGCCCTGCCAGGCCGCCAGCGCGGTGGCCAGGGTGAACCCGGAGGCGGCGCCCAGCAAGGTGTAGTTAATCACGGTCAGGACACTGGCCCATTCCTGCAGGAACTTGATGCTGGCGTAGATCATGGCGGTGGCGATATACAACACGAACACGGCCAGGGTCGTGATCGCCCCGACGATCAGTGCCGGCTGATTGGGCATGCCGTTACCGAACCAGTCGGGTTGCCAGCCGCTGAAGTGCAGCACGCCGTAGACGAACACCAGGCCCATGACCGCCGGCAGGATGATGACTTCCCGCGACAGCCAGGAGGTGCGCCACTGGCTCGCGGCACGCCAGGCCCGCTCCGGCCGCCCCAGATGAAGGAAGGACGCAGCCAGGCCACCGACCATCAACACCAGGGCGATGATACTGCCGGTGATATAGAAACCGCTGCTCTGTGCCGGCAGCAGGTTGACGGCGGAATACAACTGGCCACTGAACAGCGCCAGAAACAGCCCCTGACCGGCACCGATCAGCGTAGTGAGAAAAATAACCGAAAATGCAGGATGCATAGCAAATTCTCCGAATTTGAGTTACGAGGGACGAGGGCCGAGTTACGAGGAACAGCGAATCGAGGTATATCTTTTTTCCTCGTCACTCGTAACTCGGCCCTCGTCACTTTGTTTTAGAGTAGCCAGTCGTCCAGGGTGACATCCTTGGTGGTCTTGTGCCGGATATCCTCTTTCTTGAGCGGATTGTCCACGCGCACCAGCTCGTCTTCATGGATGTGCATCTTGGTCTTGCGCCGCGGCAGGTAATGGTTGGCCGGCTTGGTGCCCCATTCGGGCATCAGCTGGTAACCGCCCTGTTCGCGAATCGCGACCGACACTTCCGAGTCAGGATCGTGGACGTCACCGAACAGCCGGGCGTTGGTCGGGCAGGCCATGACGCAGGCCGGTTTGCGCTCGGCTTCGGGCAGGGATTCGTCGTAGATACGATCCACGCACAGGGTGCACTTGGTCATCACCTGTTCTTTCTCGTCCAGCTCGCGCGCGCCATAGGGGCAGGCCCAGGAGCAGTATTTGCAGCCGATGCATTTGTCATAGTCTACCAGCACAATGCCGTCGTTCTCGCGCTTGTAGCTGGCGCCGGTCGGGCAGACCGGCACGCAGGGCGCGTCCTCGCAATGCAGGCAGCTCTTCGGGAAGTGGATGGTTTCCGTGTTCGGGAAATTGCCCACCTCATAGGTCTGCACCCGGTTGAAGAAGGTCCCGGTGGGGTCCTTGCCATACGGATTCTCGTCGAACAGCGGGCCGGCGGCACCGGAAGTATTCCACTGCTTGCAGCTGGTGACGCAGGCGTGGCAACCCACGCAAACATTCAGATCGATAACGAGGGCTAACTGGGACATTATTTAGCTCCTTTGCTGAACTTGCCAGCGAAGTACTGCAGCCATTTGCGGCGCGGTGTCGTTCCCGGCACAGCATGCATCTCTTTGTATTGCGGGGAGGTGACCGGTTCATCGTCTTCGCTCGCCGGATAGATCCGAACCCGCACGTCATACCAGCCGGCCTGGCCGGTGACCGGATCCGAGTTGGAAATATGCTCGCCGGCAGGGTTGGACGGCAACTCCTCGCTGATTACGTGGTTCAACAGGAAGCCCTGCTGGGATTCGTTGGCGTTCTTGTCCAGGTTCCAGGCGCCGCTGGCCTTGCCGATGGCGTTCCAGGTCCAGATGGTGCCCGGCTCGACCGCCTCACTGTAACGACTCAGGCAGCGCACCTTGCCGTGCATGGACTCGATCCACATCCAGGATTCGTCCTCGATACCGGCCGCTTTCGCGGTCTGCGGATGCAGGTGCAGGTAGTTGTAGGCATGGATCTGGCGCAGCCAGGCGTTCTGCGAGTCCCAGCTGTGGTACATGGCCATCGGCCGCTGGGTGATCGCGTTGAGCGGGTACTTGTGTTTGTCGGTCAGCTGCGACTCCAGCGGCTCGTAGTAGAACGGCAGTGGATCGAAGAAAGTCTCGATGCGCTTGCGCAGATGCCTGGGCGGCACCCGACCGCCGGGGTTCTTGTCCTGCGCGGCCAGGCGGAACTTCTGCAGCACTTCGGAGTAGATGTGGCAGTTGATTGGCTCGGCATAGCGGGTCAGGGCGTTGCCCTGGGCCCACTGCAGGTAACCCTGGTTCCAGTTACGCATGTACTGGTAGGACTTGGGCAGCTCGTAATGGAACACGCAGTTGTTCTTCTCGTACATCTTCCACTGATCCGGGTTGGGCTCGCCACGCATGGACTTCTCGCCGCCCTTGCCGCGCCAGCCGGCCAGAAAGCCGATGCCGGAGCCCGGGGCGGTCTCGAAGTTGGTGACAAAGTCCGGATAGTCGCGGAACTTGCGGTTGCCGTCTTCATCCACGAAGGCCGGCAGCTTCAGCCGCGAGCCCAGTTCAATGAGCACTTCCTGGAACGGCTTGCACTCGCCAGTCGGCGGCACCACGGGGATACGCACCGAGTCGACCGGACCGTCGTACTCGGAGATCGGCCGATCCAGCATGGACATCACGTCATGGCGTTCCAGATAGGTGGTATCCGGCAGCACCAGATCGGCGTAGGCGACGGTTTCCGACTGGAAGGCGTCGGCCACGACCAGAAACGGGATCTTGTACTCACCGTTGTCGTCCTTGTCGTTGAGCATCTTGCGCACTTCATCGGTGTTCATGGTGGAGTTCCACGCCATATTGGCCATGAACAGGAGCAGGGTGTCGATGTTGTAGGGATCGCCGCGGTGGGCGTTGGTGATCACATTGTGCATCAGACCGTGCACCGACAGCGGATGCTCCCAGGAGAAGGCCTTGTCGATCCGCACCGGCTCGCCCTGGTCGTCGACGAACAGATCGTCGGGGTCCGCCGGCCAGCCCAGCGGCATGCCGTTGAGCGGGGTATTCGGCTGTACGTCGTCCGGCGAGGTCGGGTTCTTCGGGCAGGGCGGAATCGGGCGCGGGAAGGGCGCCTTGTGGCGGAAGCCGCCGGGCCGGTCGATGGTGCCCAGAATCGACATCAGGATGCTCATGGCGCGGATGGTCTGGAAGCCGTTGGAATGGGCGGCCAGACCGCGCATGGCATGGAAGGCCACCGGGTTGCCGGTGACCGACTCGTGTTCGTTGTCCCACACGTCGGTCCAGGCGATCGGCAGCTCGATCTTCTCGTCGCGGGCGGTGATACCCATTTCATAGGCCAGGCGACGGATGGTCTCGGCCGGAATGCCGGTGATGTTCTCGGCCCATTCGGGGGTGTACTGCTGCACCCGTTCGGTCAGCATCTGGAAGGCCGGTTTGACCGGGGTGCCGTCGGGCAAGGTGAAATTACCCAGCAGATACGGATCGGCACCCGGGGTATGGGTGGAAATCGGTTTGTTCAGATCCCGATCCCACCACAGCTTGTTCTGGGGATCGAAGCAGCCTTCCTCTTCGGGGACTTCGAAACGCACGAACATGCCGTATTCGGTGCTCTCTTCGTCCAGGTTCACCAGCTCGGCGGAGTTGGTGTAGTTGACCAGAAAATCCCGGTCGAACAGCCCCTGCTTGATAATCTCATGGGTCAGGGCCAGCAGCAGCGCGCCGTCGGTGCCGGGTTTGATCGGCACCCATTCGTCGGCAATGGCGGAGTAGCCGGTGCGCACCGGGTTGATGGAGATAAAGCGGCCGCCGTTGCGCTTGAACCTGGACAGTTCCATCTTCAGCGGGTTGGAGTGATGGTCCTCGGCGGTGCCGATCATCACGAACAGTTTGGCGCGTTCCAGATCCGGGCCCCCGAATTCCCAGAACGAGCCGCCGATGGTGTAGATCATGCCCGCAGCCATGTTGACCGAGCAGAAGCCGCCATGGGCCGCGTAGTTGGGCGTGCCGTACTGTTTGGCGAACAACCCGGTCAGCGCCTGCATCTGATCGCGGCCGGTGAACAGCGCGAATTTCTTCGGATCGGTGGCGCGGATGTTGCCCAGGCGCTCCTCGAGCAGGTCGAAAACCTGATCCCAGCTGATCTCCTCGAACTGCGCATCACCGCGGTCGGCGCCGGGCTTGCGCATCAGCGGCCTGGTCAGCCGCGCCGGGGAGTACTGTTTCATAATCCCCGAGGAACCCTTGGCACAGATGATGCCCTTGTTCAGCGGATGATCGGGATTGCCCTGGATATAGCGCACCTCCCCGTCACGCACGGTCACGCGGATGCCGCAGCGGCAGGCACACATGTAACAGGTGGTGTTCTTGGTTTCAGTGCGCCCCGCGGGCTTCTGAATCGGGTCGTGTATTACTGCCATCGTCAACCTGGCCTTTTTAATGGGGTGCGCGATTATAGGTAGCTCGTCGCACAGTGACTAATCAGCGTTATTAAAAGGTTATAGAATCATTATATACTAAAATGATTATATGATAACCGTATCCAGACGGAGATAGTGACCGGGCCCGCTCCCTATCCGAAGAGAGATAGCCATAGCCCGACTAAACATCTGTTTTTACGGGAGTTTTGAGCTTGCAGGTGAGGTCGGCCAAACTATAGCCGATCACGAGCAAATTTAAACCCCGTGCACCTCGAAGGACAGAAATAAAATTCACTTATATTTAGATCAGGTATAAGTCCCGCCGAAACGGTCCCGTTTCGGCGCCATTTTCATTCCGCCCAATCGGATACAACAAATCCAGTTTAAGCCGTCCCGGCGGGACAGGATCGTCATCACCCGGCCAAGCGCCCGTCACATACCATTAATATAAGGAGTGCCCGGGGCGAATCTGTCGCGACTTCCCGCAACGGTGCGGTCAGAATCCTCTCAAGCCGGGATCGTGCTGAAGAGAGGCCGGCTTTGCTGAGGGGACAGCACAAGTCCATGGTGTGACTGAGTCATCGAGGTTGTGTGGTCCGGGACGGGTTGCCCTGGCTGGTAATAAGTGACTCTTTTAACTAGACTTTTGGGGCAATGTGAATTTTATTGCCACTCATGGCAAAATAGATAACAAATTTCGTTGCACATTCAAGGCAGCTGTCATTGTCCGGACATCCCCAGGGCCATGTTGCAATGAAGATAATGGACTAATTCATTGAATTCTTCTGAGTCAACAAGCCGTACAGCCCGTCGGGCCAGGCTTCTATCATCGTCTGATGGTGGTTCCGTTCGCAAGTCCCTGCGCGAACGGTTGACTGTTCTCATTTTTATTCCGTTGTTTTTCGCCACCTCGATCTGCAGCGCCGTGGAGCTGGAGTCGGATACCGACGTGGCGACGGCCGGCTATTACCAGCTGAAGTGGCAGAATGCCGATAAAAATGTCCGCTTTGAGATCGAAGAAGCCGATAACCTTGCGTTTGACGATGCCCGCCGGCTTTATCAGGGCCGGGATCGTGCGACGGTTATCACCGGCCGCCCGGACGGGATTTATTATTACCGGGCCAGAATCGCCGCTGTGGACGGGCCAACGGGCAGCTGGTCTGATACCGTGAAGGTAGAGGTCGATCATCATCCCCTGTCACGCGCCCTGGGGTTTTTCAGCATCGGCGCGATTGTGTTCATTGCGATTCTGGTGGCCATTCTGATCGGCAACCGCCGCTATCATATCAAGGAGTCTGTGTGACCTTATCGATTAATACCGCCCGCCTGCAGCAGGATATTGAAACGCTCTCGGCCATCGGTCGTCGGGAGGATCATGGCCTGTACCGTATGGCCTTTACCGAAGGCGATATGGAAGGCCGTGCCTGGTTCAAGGAGCAGCTTGAGGCGGCGGGACTGGCGGTCTATGAGGATGGTGCGGCCAACATTCATGGCCGGCTGAACTGGGATGATGAGACCCCGGCTGTGGTGACCGGCTCGCACCTGGATACCGTTCCCAGCGCCGGGCATCTGGATGGCGCGCTCGGCGTGCTGGTGGGACTGGAGTGCCTGCGCTGTATCAAGGAGCAGAATCTGCCGCTGCGCTACCCGCTGGAAGTGATCTCCTTTACGGATGAAGAGGGCCGCTTCGGCGGCATGGTCGGTTCCCAGGCGATCGCCGGTCGGTTGACCCCCGAATCGATCCATCAGGCCGTCGATCTCGATGGCGTGACATTGGCCGAGGCGATGCAACAAAACGGCTATGATGCCATGCATGCATTACACGCCCGTTATCGGCCGGAAGCGATTCATGCCTTTCTGGAACTGCATATCGAACAGGGACCGATTCTGGATCAAATGGGCCTGAGCGTCGGTGTCGTCGATGCCATCGCGGGCCTGTTCAAGTGGGAAGTGAGTCTGATCGGTACGGCCAACCATGCCGGCACCACGCCCATGCACATGCGTAACGATGCGTTTCAGGGGCTGGCGGAATTTTCCAACGAGATTCAGCGCATCCTGGAAGAGAACGGCTCGGCACGCAGTGTCGCCACCATCGGCCGGGTGGATACCAGGCCGGGTGCTCCCAACGTGGTGCCGGGACGGGTAGATTTTTCATTGGAGGCGCGTGATACCGACGAGCATACGTTGGAGGATCTGCAACACGCGTTTCGCAAAGCCTTGTCCGCCATCGCCCGGCGCCGCAATCTGATGTTCGAGTTCAAGATTCTGAGCGAACTCGCGCCGGTCAAATGCGATCTGGGTCTGGTCAATGATCTGGAAGAGGTGGCCAAACAGTTGAAACAGGAACCATTGGTGATGGCCAGTGGTGCCGCTCATGATACCCAGATGATGGCCCGCATCGCCCGTGCCGCGATGGTGTTTGTGCCGAGCAAGGGCGGACGCAGTCACTCGTCGGCCGAATGGACCGAGCTGGTGGATATCGAGCGCGGTGCCAATGTGATGCTCAATGCCCTGTATAAATTAGCCGGAGAACAGCAGGTATGACCGACGAGACATATGATCTCAGTGAAGATCTGGATCTGAATCCGGAGTTTCTGGAGGTCGACCCGCTTGAGGAAAAATACCGCAAATCGATCACCCCGGTACAGGCGATCCAGCAGTCGCTGGAGGAGCACCATACCGCCCTGCTGGTGATCGATCTGCAATATCTGGATGCCGCACGGGGTTACGGCGTATTCGCCAACGTGGATCGGGAACAGATGCCGCACGAGGCCGAAGAGTTTTATTTCGATTCGCTGGAAAACACGGTGCTGCCCAATGTGCGGCGTCTGCAGGACAGCTTTCGAGCCAACAAACTGGAAGTGATCCATATTCGTATCCAGTCCCTGACCCGGGATGGCCGCGATCGTAGTCCCGGCCACAAGCGTCTCGGTCTGCATGCGGCTCCCGACTCAAAGGAAGCGGAGTTCCTGCCCGAAGTGGCGCCGGTTGGC comes from the Thiohalophilus sp. genome and includes:
- a CDS encoding cytochrome D1 domain-containing protein; this encodes MLLSFAVTASPEKLYQKNCASCHAPNRLGAMGPALLPGNLKRLKKNEAMDVIRQGRLATQMPGFADKLTDEQVAALVEYIYTPLPESPSWGEVEITASHKLHYRQSELSDTPVFEADPLNLFIVVELGDHHATVLDGDRFEPIHRFETHFALHGGPKYSPGGRYVYFASRDGWISKFDMYNLKTVAEVRAGINTRNLAVSADGRYVMVGNYLPHTLVLFDARDLSLIKIFDVKDKSGRSSRVSAVYTAPPRGSFVAALKDVKEVWEISYLDEPEPVATGYMHDYRYEEGYMDRGPFPLRRIVLDDYLDDFFFDQDYKHLIGAARNANNGQVVNLIVGRKIAEIDLQGLPHLGSGISWEYQGRRVLATPNLKKGEVSIIDMQNWKTIKRIKTGGPGFFMRSHKNSPYAWVDVFFGPNHDQVHIIDKATLEIVKTLKPAPGKTAAHVEFDRDGQHALLSIWDEEGYVIVYDAKTLEEVKRLPMNKPSGKYNVYNKTRYTEGTSH
- the moaA gene encoding GTP 3',8-cyclase MoaA → MTDLIDPFGRRIDYVRLSVTDRCDLRCKYCMPEGFKDFEEPAHWLTPEEIERVIAAFGRLGTRRVRITGGEPLVRKNLPELAARLAALPGIEDLSLSTNATRLDNHGQALFEAGISRINVSLDTLKPERFKEITQGKLEKVLNGLMAAKQAGFHPIKINMVVMKGVNDDEVEEMVEFCIEHDFTLRFIETMPMGETGRAATDQYINLQDVKARLAEHYELIPGMMPGGGPARYVQVAGTELRIGFITPISQHFCETCNRVRLSVDGTLYMCLGQEERYPLRELLRAGISDAELEQHIVRAIALKPERHEFNEKPEQVLRFMSMTGG
- a CDS encoding diguanylate cyclase; translated protein: MRYSLRKRMLFGTGLMLVPLLLLGIIGYLFYLQTIDSFEAVIQESLPVGLPVSELHRDILQLDMPLDRYLLSGSQRERQRFSKQTRDIDRQFTALLNNSGLQREYRRDISRAAASWRELVMLGEAIIERDRTGHTVPLANITHFEKQQQKTSRMLDEVYITLQSEIRSNYQDALHNQQQIQVLLLVVFIAGVLVAVSIGNRLARQVLRPLAVLSEGTERFGNGDLSHRIQLGDRDEFGRLAKTFNEMADQLEFLAAYDSLTGLLNKREFEIRLNDEVRRARRARHPFVLLLLDLDDFKLVNDTHGHQAGDQVLQKLAALLKTQVRDADYIGRYGGEEFGIILTDSSEQDGSETAERIRQVVEAEQFVVNEDIDIRITMSIGLACYPDDAANADMLIGCADEALYKAKDTGRNRVIAFSGS
- a CDS encoding response regulator transcription factor; protein product: MKKATIHVVDDDQAVRESIEWLIESVGLNIRTYGSANEFLDNYTEDSLGCLILDVRMPGISGLDLQHILTERGIDLPIVFVTGHGDVPMAVRALKNGAIDFIEKPFNDQVLLDTIQAAVQKHRNRLKQRAELENLQARYDNLTTREQEVMDRVVTGKPNRDVGEELGISVKTVEVHRAKVMEKMRARSIADLVKMAMMMREAGNGKTSR
- a CDS encoding dimethyl sulfoxide reductase anchor subunit family protein encodes the protein MHPAFSVIFLTTLIGAGQGLFLALFSGQLYSAVNLLPAQSSGFYITGSIIALVLMVGGLAASFLHLGRPERAWRAASQWRTSWLSREVIILPAVMGLVFVYGVLHFSGWQPDWFGNGMPNQPALIVGAITTLAVFVLYIATAMIYASIKFLQEWASVLTVINYTLLGAASGFTLATALAAWQGAGLTGFYGSWAVILTLVSLITRAASLYRNARIKYKSTVQTAIGMRHSTVVQKAMGMMGGSYNTREYFHGASAAWFRSIKYIFLVLVFPVPLILLWAGLSAASVQVLAVAFVVQYIGLLFERWFFFAQANHPQNLYYQTI
- a CDS encoding 4Fe-4S dicluster domain-containing protein, which codes for MSQLALVIDLNVCVGCHACVTSCKQWNTSGAAGPLFDENPYGKDPTGTFFNRVQTYEVGNFPNTETIHFPKSCLHCEDAPCVPVCPTGASYKRENDGIVLVDYDKCIGCKYCSWACPYGARELDEKEQVMTKCTLCVDRIYDESLPEAERKPACVMACPTNARLFGDVHDPDSEVSVAIREQGGYQLMPEWGTKPANHYLPRRKTKMHIHEDELVRVDNPLKKEDIRHKTTKDVTLDDWLL